The window TGCAGGTCCATCGGTGACAGCTTCCACTGCTTCAGCGGATCGTGGATGCGGATAAGAAATCGCATCTGCTGTTCCTCATCCGTGACCGAGAACCAGTATTTCACCAGCCGGATACCCGACCGCACCAGCATCCGTTCGAATTCGGGAACGTCCTGAAAGAACTGCTCGACCTGATCCTCGGTGGCAAATCCCATCACCCGTTCGACGCCGGCGCGGTTATACCAGCTGCGGTCGAACAGCACGATTTCACCGCCTGCGGGCAGATGCGGCACATAGCGCTGGAAATACCACTGCGTTTTTTCCCGGTCCGAGGGCGCGGGCAGGGCGACGACGCGCGCGACACGCGGGTTCAGGCGCTGCGTGATCCGCTTGATCGCGCCACCCTTGCCGGCGGAATCGCGGCCCTCGAACAGAACGACGATCTTCTCGCCGTAATGGCTGGCCCAGTCCTGCAGCTTGATCAGTTCTGATTGCAGGCGCAGAAGTTCCTGAAAATACACCCGGCGATCCATCTGTTCGGGATGGTTTTCGCGGTAGATGCGCTTGATCTCGGTCGAGAGGACGGCGTCCTCCAGTTCGAGCTCGAAATCCTCGTCCAGGGTGTCCTGCAGCTCGGCGTCAAGCCAGTCCTTGGGTTCATCCTTCATTCCTTCGGTCCTTTACTGTTTGGCACCATGTAAACGCGGATGATGACGATTTTATGCCGCGAGGGGTTACATCATTTGTAGAATATGCACATATAAGTTGTGCGCGGCAGAGTTGTCTCTGTCAGCGGTTGAAGCGTGCCGCGCAAGACCGCGTAACCCCCAGGACAAATCCTCCGCCGCGCACACCGTCAACCGTACCGCACCATTGCCCGTCTGTGGTGAACAGGCTTCTGGTGCCCTTGGCTGGGCGATAGGCGATGCGCCGGCCGTTCACGTCGAACAGGTTCAAAACCCCGCCCGCATTGCGTGAATAAAACCCCATCACCCCGCCATCGCCGGTGATGATCAGCCGTTCCGAATTCGCCGGGTTCGAGGGACGGTTCTCATAGGCGCTGCTGGAATTGGCGCTGTTGGCCGCGCTGTTCCACGCCGAATTGGGCGAGTTCG is drawn from Paracoccus tegillarcae and contains these coding sequences:
- the ppk2 gene encoding polyphosphate kinase 2, whose translation is MKDEPKDWLDAELQDTLDEDFELELEDAVLSTEIKRIYRENHPEQMDRRVYFQELLRLQSELIKLQDWASHYGEKIVVLFEGRDSAGKGGAIKRITQRLNPRVARVVALPAPSDREKTQWYFQRYVPHLPAGGEIVLFDRSWYNRAGVERVMGFATEDQVEQFFQDVPEFERMLVRSGIRLVKYWFSVTDEEQQMRFLIRIHDPLKQWKLSPMDLQSRVRWESYTKAKEEMFERTNIPEAPWYIVPGNDKKRARLNCMNHLLGLMPYTEVPHEEIELPNRVFNPDYERDVLPRDLYVPQKY